Below is a window of Corvus cornix cornix isolate S_Up_H32 chromosome 2, ASM73873v5, whole genome shotgun sequence DNA.
AACCAAGAGCTAAACAACTGAACTGCGTATTATTTACAACTATTGATGGAAActgtttcttttgcattttccagtAATTAGAAGTTAAAATAACTGTCAATACTGTCAAACCTAGAATGTGTTATTAGAGCATCTTGTCCTCCTTTACAACAAACTCAACTTAACTTTCCGTGGACCAATGGGCCTATCATTCAGTTCATTAATAGCAGCCATAGCTTCCTCATAGTTTGTCATAGCAACGATGGCATCACCGGAAGGTAATCCTTGTTCATTGTACTGCACAGAAACTGATTCCGGTATCACTCTGTAGCCATAGAAAAAATCCAGAATCTCATTAGGAGTAGCTTTAAAAGGTAAATTTTTCAATAGAATAGGAACAACACGCTCAGAACCACCACTGAAATTTGGATCTGGCATAAATCTTCCTTCAGGaaaatttcccattttattATTCCCAAACTCCATTCTGCCAAAAGGTTCATTGTCACCACCAAAATCCATGAGGGGTGGTGGACCCCTAAAATTCTTAGGAGGGCACATGAAGTCCTCAGGAGGATTTCTAAATTCAGAATGATGCCTAAAGTTCCCAGGGGGACCAAACGAATGCATGGGTGGCCCTTGTGGTGGCCCAGATGGTGAACCAACTGGACGGGAGAGGTCACCTCTATCATACAGATGTGAACGACCATGCATTTCATTTGGTGCAGATAATGGTGCTGCTACACCAAACTTCTGCATCTGGTCTTGAGATATAAGTCTTATTAATACTTCTGTTCCCAGAAATGTCTGACGatttaaattttctgctttcatggcTTGTTCTTCAGATTTAAATTTCACTAGTGCTTCTCCCAGTCCAACTCCTTTTTCATCATAGAGCAAGTAGATATCATCTTCATCAATATCAAATCTTGCAAAGAACTTTTGCACTTCAATTTTTGACACATCAAATGGAAAATTCCTTACATAAACACACGTCTTAGGGCTGGAATGACCTTCCCGGTAACTCTTTTCTGATATGGCCTGTCCAAAATGATCTCTGTCCGGTGATCTTTTCCTCTCACAAGAGTCAATTATTTTCAACATTGACTTTCTTGAAATTGGGAAAATGTACACAGGACGATTGAGAAGAACCTTTCTATGACATTCCAAAGCAGCCTGATATTCTCTCTCACTCCTTAACACTACAAAGGCATCTCTAGTCCTTTTCTGATGCTTATCTGTTAGAATCTTGATCTGTTTGCTGTGTATATCcagatcaggaaaaaaatctctcaaatCTCTCTTCTCCACATTAAAAGATAGATTTCTTAAGTGTATGTAATattcctggctgggagatgAACGAGAATGTGTTCTTTGTCTCCTTGGTGACCTTGAACGAGAATGCTTCCTTGAATGCATGTAGCCTGAACTTTTTGGAGAATGGTCTTCGCACAAAAAGTGATCCATTTCATCTGGCATGTCTATCCTCCCACCACATTCAATCCACCGTTCCTCTGTAGTTGGACTAATTTCTATAAACCTCTGATCCATGTATTGTCTATGACGCTTAAGTCCTTCTAAGGCATCACTAGGTGTAGCACATTTTACCAAGCAATCACCATTGTTTAAACCGTTGCGGTGCTTTATCAGAATCACCCCATCCACACGTATCCCCGAAAGGAAAGCACGTACTTCAACTTCCGTTGCA
It encodes the following:
- the RBM12B gene encoding RNA-binding protein 12B yields the protein MAVVIRLQGLPVVAGPPDIRRFFLGLNIPDGGVHIIGGEIGEAFIIFATDEDARRAMSCSGGFIKDSRIELFLSSKAEMQNTIEMSRKRFDRGGRETMSGSRRTGTNGSSTSSVGDIPHLVTASPKGIRKPSYGPPSRLEAGFHTNGTRYGDMGIPKSNYQLRKDSHPFNPDDRYLFLRGIPYSATEVEVRAFLSGIRVDGVILIKHRNGLNNGDCLVKCATPSDALEGLKRHRQYMDQRFIEISPTTEERWIECGGRIDMPDEMDHFLCEDHSPKSSGYMHSRKHSRSRSPRRQRTHSRSSPSQEYYIHLRNLSFNVEKRDLRDFFPDLDIHSKQIKILTDKHQKRTRDAFVVLRSEREYQAALECHRKVLLNRPVYIFPISRKSMLKIIDSCERKRSPDRDHFGQAISEKSYREGHSSPKTCVYVRNFPFDVSKIEVQKFFARFDIDEDDIYLLYDEKGVGLGEALVKFKSEEQAMKAENLNRQTFLGTEVLIRLISQDQMQKFGVAAPLSAPNEMHGRSHLYDRGDLSRPVGSPSGPPQGPPMHSFGPPGNFRHHSEFRNPPEDFMCPPKNFRGPPPLMDFGGDNEPFGRMEFGNNKMGNFPEGRFMPDPNFSGGSERVVPILLKNLPFKATPNEILDFFYGYRVIPESVSVQYNEQGLPSGDAIVAMTNYEEAMAAINELNDRPIGPRKVKLSLL